Proteins from one Anaerobranca californiensis DSM 14826 genomic window:
- a CDS encoding YlmC/YmxH family sporulation protein, translating into MRISDLRNKEILNFNEGLLIGQFDDLEIDLEKGLIKSLIISGKRGFLGFFHDEPDIIIPWNKIIKIGHDVIIVDLSPNNEKDFKFEGEK; encoded by the coding sequence ATGAGGATATCTGATCTTAGAAATAAAGAAATTTTAAATTTTAATGAAGGGTTGTTAATAGGTCAATTTGATGATTTAGAAATAGATTTAGAAAAAGGACTGATAAAATCTTTAATAATTTCTGGAAAGCGGGGTTTTTTAGGGTTTTTTCATGATGAACCAGATATCATCATACCATGGAACAAAATTATAAAAATAGGCCATGATGTAATTATTGTCGATCTTAGTCCTAACAATGAAAAAGACTTTAAATTTGAAGGGGAAAAGTGA
- the sigG gene encoding RNA polymerase sporulation sigma factor SigG: protein MINKVEICGVNTAKLPVLKNAEMKELFIRLQQGDQQAREKLVNGNLRLVLSVIQRFNNRGECVDDLFQVGCIGLIKAIDNFDLNQNVKFSTYAVPMIIGEIRRYLRDNNPIRVSRSLRDIAYKALQVRDGLINKLDREPTVAEIAKELDINREEVVFALDAIQEPVSLFEPIYHDGGEPIFVMDQIRDNKEVDGNWIEEIAINEALTRLNEREKKILTLRFFEGKTQMEVAEEIGISQAQVSRLEKVALNHLKKYVRDE, encoded by the coding sequence GTGATAAATAAAGTAGAAATTTGTGGAGTAAATACCGCCAAATTACCTGTCTTAAAAAATGCAGAGATGAAAGAATTATTTATCCGGTTACAACAGGGGGATCAACAAGCAAGGGAAAAATTAGTCAATGGAAACCTCCGGTTAGTCTTAAGTGTAATTCAAAGATTTAATAATAGAGGGGAATGTGTAGATGATTTATTTCAAGTGGGATGTATTGGTTTAATTAAAGCTATAGATAATTTTGATCTAAATCAAAATGTTAAATTTTCTACTTATGCAGTCCCTATGATTATAGGGGAAATCAGGAGATATTTGAGGGACAATAATCCTATTAGAGTCAGTAGATCTTTAAGGGATATTGCTTATAAAGCATTACAAGTTAGAGATGGTTTAATAAACAAACTTGATCGTGAACCTACGGTAGCAGAAATTGCTAAAGAACTCGATATAAACAGGGAAGAAGTGGTTTTTGCTTTAGATGCCATTCAAGAACCGGTATCTCTTTTTGAACCTATTTACCACGATGGAGGAGAACCGATTTTTGTTATGGATCAAATTAGAGATAATAAAGAAGTGGATGGTAACTGGATAGAAGAAATAGCTATTAATGAAGCACTTACTAGGCTAAATGAAAGGGAAAAGAAAATATTAACACTAAGATTTTTTGAAGGAAAAACTCAAATGGAAGTTGCTGAAGAGATAGGAATTTCTCAAGCCCAAGTTTCTAGGTTAGAAAAGGTAGCTTTAAATCACTTAAAAAAATATGTGAGGGATGAATGA
- the nrdR gene encoding transcriptional regulator NrdR — MRCPFCQNSDTKVLDSRPNEDKTVIRRRRECLECNKRFTTFEKVEEAPVIVVKRDGRKELFNRSKIIRGLTRATEKRNISFTELEKLVDNIEKDLANRLVAEITSKEIGEMVLARLRELDEIAYVRFASVYKDFKDIETFKKELSKL, encoded by the coding sequence ATGAGATGCCCATTTTGTCAAAATAGCGATACTAAAGTCTTAGACTCCCGCCCTAATGAAGATAAAACGGTTATAAGAAGGAGGAGGGAATGTTTAGAGTGCAATAAACGTTTTACAACCTTTGAAAAAGTTGAAGAAGCTCCGGTAATAGTTGTAAAGAGAGATGGGAGAAAAGAGCTTTTTAATAGATCTAAAATTATTCGAGGATTAACGAGGGCAACGGAAAAAAGGAATATCTCTTTTACTGAATTAGAGAAATTAGTTGATAACATAGAAAAAGATTTAGCTAATAGATTAGTTGCCGAAATAACCTCTAAAGAGATTGGAGAAATGGTTTTAGCTAGACTAAGGGAGCTAGATGAAATTGCTTATGTAAGATTTGCTTCGGTATATAAAGACTTTAAAGATATTGAAACTTTTAAAAAAGAACTTTCTAAATTATAG
- a CDS encoding YggT family protein: MIGVVNRLFEAFYWLLIIRILFSWIPVSPTNRTLYEFKSVIYKITEFYLRPFRNLIPPIGSGGAYIDISPIIGFIALNFIRQIVIGILSSIGGF, encoded by the coding sequence ATGATAGGAGTAGTAAACAGACTTTTTGAAGCATTTTATTGGTTGTTGATTATTAGGATTCTTTTTTCTTGGATACCTGTATCCCCGACAAATAGAACTTTATATGAGTTTAAAAGTGTCATTTATAAAATCACTGAATTTTATTTAAGGCCTTTTAGAAATTTAATACCCCCAATAGGTTCTGGTGGAGCATATATAGATATTTCTCCAATCATAGGTTTTATTGCTTTAAATTTTATTAGACAGATTGTAATTGGCATTTTAAGTAGTATAGGAGGATTCTAA
- a CDS encoding sigma-E processing peptidase SpoIIGA gives MKIYLDLTFIVNFFLCLTVFMLHDFVYSHKTPLRRKILASLFGSVYSILLVLYPKVFTSIYVKGLFFLLLGFIAFPIDNIGIFLKKLATLFVISFLGAGILYWFMIENIGFISIINPVISLREITKITLFLSGLVIFIPLTRVFILNVKNIFNNKKMYYQLEISIGKEKVIVRGFLDTGNSIYDPITKLPVIIVNAVTLKNLLGPEWNRWLETGYIWEVPMETQGKVTLIPFKSMGGEELLVTIKADKVKLLGEKKLRSIV, from the coding sequence ATGAAAATATATTTAGATTTAACCTTTATAGTAAATTTTTTCTTATGCCTAACTGTTTTTATGTTACATGACTTTGTTTATTCCCATAAAACGCCATTAAGAAGGAAAATTTTAGCATCTTTATTTGGCTCAGTATATAGTATTCTTTTAGTCCTTTATCCTAAAGTTTTTACATCTATTTATGTAAAGGGATTGTTTTTTCTGCTGTTAGGTTTTATCGCCTTTCCCATTGATAATATAGGAATTTTTTTAAAAAAACTGGCAACTTTATTTGTCATTTCTTTTTTAGGTGCAGGGATATTGTACTGGTTTATGATTGAAAATATAGGTTTTATTTCTATAATTAACCCGGTAATTTCTTTAAGGGAAATTACAAAAATTACCCTTTTTTTATCTGGATTAGTCATATTTATCCCCCTTACTAGAGTATTTATATTAAATGTGAAGAATATTTTTAACAACAAAAAGATGTATTACCAGTTAGAAATATCTATTGGGAAAGAAAAAGTTATTGTTCGAGGTTTTTTAGATACCGGTAACTCAATCTATGACCCTATAACTAAGCTGCCAGTGATTATCGTTAATGCCGTTACACTGAAAAATTTATTAGGTCCTGAGTGGAACAGGTGGTTGGAAACAGGATATATTTGGGAGGTGCCGATGGAAACTCAAGGAAAAGTAACTTTAATTCCTTTCAAGTCCATGGGAGGTGAAGAGTTATTGGTAACTATAAAGGCAGATAAAGTTAAGTTGTTGGGAGAAAAAAAGTTGAGGTCAATTGTTTAA
- a CDS encoding HlyD family efflux transporter periplasmic adaptor subunit, with protein MVKKYPNKNFRVLKGGVEGKGSKLNYKKWIFYLIIGVLAFFIVGHMANNLRDYITAKLLEIEVVEIKSMDQGIWGIGFYLREEKVLKGISKSQLSLPPNTRVRKGQNLFGDYVAPIAGLIVYNIDGYESFEFNNQNVLSVFKDIEQNYKEVAQGNEGVKIVNNYQTDIIVKIERKYGELLHGLSRVRVRLGNEEISQILFVDIKGMEQQSDYYLIHLFSDELKDDFLALRFSDVFFILDTITGIPLPQSAIVTKEGKTGVYVLQRNRVVFWEIAKIKEENGKIWVVGLRDNQQVILNPQIVNEGQWIKF; from the coding sequence ATGGTTAAAAAGTACCCTAATAAAAATTTCAGGGTATTAAAGGGGGGTGTTGAAGGAAAGGGGAGTAAATTAAATTATAAAAAATGGATATTTTATTTAATAATTGGTGTTTTAGCCTTTTTTATCGTTGGTCATATGGCAAATAATTTAAGGGATTATATCACGGCAAAATTATTAGAAATTGAAGTTGTGGAGATTAAGAGTATGGATCAAGGAATCTGGGGTATAGGATTTTATCTTAGAGAAGAAAAGGTATTAAAAGGTATTAGTAAAAGTCAATTATCTTTGCCACCAAATACAAGGGTAAGAAAAGGTCAAAATCTCTTTGGTGATTACGTTGCCCCTATTGCTGGTTTAATTGTTTATAATATCGATGGTTATGAAAGTTTTGAGTTTAACAACCAAAATGTATTAAGTGTATTTAAAGATATAGAGCAAAATTATAAAGAAGTAGCTCAAGGTAATGAAGGAGTAAAAATTGTAAATAATTATCAAACTGATATAATAGTTAAAATAGAGAGGAAATATGGTGAGTTACTCCATGGCTTATCAAGGGTAAGGGTGCGTTTAGGTAATGAAGAGATAAGCCAAATTTTATTTGTAGATATAAAGGGAATGGAACAACAAAGTGATTATTATCTAATCCACTTATTTTCCGATGAATTAAAAGATGATTTTTTAGCTTTAAGGTTTTCCGATGTGTTTTTTATTTTAGATACCATAACAGGTATCCCCTTACCTCAAAGTGCTATTGTTACAAAAGAAGGTAAAACTGGGGTATATGTTCTGCAAAGGAATAGAGTAGTATTTTGGGAAATCGCCAAAATAAAGGAAGAAAATGGAAAGATTTGGGTTGTGGGACTAAGGGATAATCAACAAGTTATTTTAAATCCCCAAATAGTTAATGAAGGACAATGGATTAAGTTTTAG
- the sigE gene encoding RNA polymerase sporulation sigma factor SigE yields MSFFAKIKLELRLIYLKILKILGLEGSYIYFVGSTEALPPPLSNDEESYLMEKLQKGDEGVKRLLIEHNLRLVVYIARKFENTGVNIEDLVSIGTIGLIKAVNTFDPSKKIKLATYGSKCIENEILMFLRRNNKLKAEVSFDEPLNIDWDGNELLLSDVLGTEPDVVHKDLEQEINRNLLQKALTKLSKREQKIMILRFGLYDGNIRTQKDVAEILGISQSYISRLEKKIIKRLKKEISKME; encoded by the coding sequence ATGAGTTTTTTTGCAAAAATTAAATTAGAGTTACGATTAATTTATCTTAAAATTTTAAAGATTTTGGGGTTAGAGGGAAGTTATATTTATTTTGTAGGTAGTACAGAAGCTTTACCACCTCCATTATCTAATGATGAAGAATCATATCTAATGGAAAAACTGCAAAAAGGTGATGAAGGTGTTAAACGTTTATTAATTGAACATAATTTGAGACTTGTTGTATACATAGCTAGGAAATTTGAAAATACCGGAGTAAATATTGAAGATTTAGTTTCTATAGGTACTATTGGTTTAATTAAAGCTGTAAATACATTTGATCCTTCTAAAAAAATTAAACTAGCAACATATGGCTCCAAATGTATTGAAAATGAAATATTGATGTTTTTGAGAAGAAATAATAAATTAAAAGCCGAGGTTTCCTTCGATGAACCTTTAAATATAGATTGGGATGGCAATGAATTACTTTTATCAGATGTATTAGGAACAGAACCAGATGTCGTTCATAAAGATTTAGAACAAGAAATTAATCGCAATTTATTACAAAAGGCACTGACTAAACTTTCAAAAAGGGAACAAAAAATAATGATTTTAAGATTTGGCTTATATGATGGTAATATTAGAACCCAAAAAGATGTGGCAGAAATTTTAGGTATTTCCCAATCCTACATTTCAAGGTTAGAAAAGAAAATTATTAAACGGTTAAAAAAAGAAATAAGTAAAATGGAATAA
- a CDS encoding RNA-binding protein has translation MDREKILNLLDNDVDKIAVAHGLDCAQMAADKNIVKETNFLDPYQQEIITKATKDIFGVRYILEGGYPESERKKIIFYPDFLKAEDIEGEIAYLEITGSGLEKCNHRDYLGAILGLGLKREKIGDIIVFEEGCQVIVSQDIAPFILANLTKVKNVTVQVKEIYPHELKITEGKAKEITGTVASLRLDAVASLGFGISRTKVVALIKGEKVKVSYKIVNNPSYTVKEGEIISIRGRGRIEIAQVGNLTKKNRIHLKIKKYL, from the coding sequence ATGGACAGAGAAAAGATTTTAAATTTACTTGATAATGATGTGGACAAGATAGCTGTTGCCCACGGCCTTGACTGTGCACAAATGGCTGCTGATAAAAATATAGTAAAAGAAACAAATTTCCTTGACCCTTATCAACAGGAAATTATAACTAAAGCTACAAAGGATATCTTTGGTGTAAGGTATATCCTTGAAGGAGGATATCCAGAAAGTGAAAGAAAGAAAATCATTTTTTATCCTGATTTTCTAAAGGCTGAAGATATTGAAGGAGAAATAGCCTATTTAGAAATAACGGGTTCAGGGTTAGAAAAATGCAATCATCGAGATTATTTAGGAGCTATTTTAGGGTTAGGACTTAAAAGGGAGAAAATAGGTGATATCATTGTTTTTGAAGAAGGTTGTCAAGTAATTGTAAGTCAAGATATAGCTCCATTTATACTTGCTAATCTAACAAAAGTAAAAAATGTAACAGTCCAAGTTAAAGAAATATATCCCCATGAATTAAAGATTACAGAAGGTAAAGCAAAGGAAATCACTGGAACAGTGGCTTCATTAAGGTTAGATGCGGTAGCTAGTTTAGGTTTTGGTATATCTAGAACTAAAGTCGTAGCATTAATCAAAGGAGAAAAAGTTAAAGTTTCCTATAAAATAGTAAATAACCCATCTTATACAGTAAAAGAAGGGGAGATTATATCAATTAGAGGTAGGGGGCGGATTGAAATAGCCCAAGTAGGAAATTTAACTAAGAAAAATAGGATTCATTTAAAGATAAAAAAATATTTATAA
- a CDS encoding DivIVA domain-containing protein, with amino-acid sequence MPLTPLDIHNKEFSRSFRGYNEDEVNEFLDKIVRDYEKLIKENQDLNEKIKGLTQKLEHYSKIEETLHNAIVVAQETAEEVKQNASREAELIRREAEREAKKIIDEAILKARKIHNEMEEMAKQVHVCRTRFKALLEAQLEMLTSDDWTDLEKKLNEYR; translated from the coding sequence ATGCCATTAACCCCTTTAGATATCCATAATAAAGAATTTTCCCGTTCTTTTAGAGGATATAATGAAGATGAAGTAAATGAGTTTTTAGATAAAATCGTCAGAGATTATGAAAAACTCATCAAAGAGAATCAAGATTTAAATGAAAAAATTAAAGGATTAACTCAAAAGTTAGAACATTATTCAAAAATTGAAGAAACATTACATAATGCCATCGTTGTAGCACAAGAAACAGCTGAGGAAGTGAAACAAAATGCTAGTAGAGAAGCAGAACTTATCAGGAGAGAAGCGGAGCGGGAAGCTAAAAAAATTATTGATGAAGCGATACTAAAAGCAAGAAAAATACATAATGAAATGGAAGAAATGGCTAAGCAGGTACATGTTTGCAGAACTAGATTTAAAGCCCTATTAGAAGCCCAGTTAGAAATGTTGACATCTGATGATTGGACAGACTTGGAGAAAAAATTAAATGAATATAGGTAA
- a CDS encoding YggS family pyridoxal phosphate-dependent enzyme, whose translation MVLENYLKVQQKIKMLTKNNVLILPVSKTATLEQMEELYKNGIRTFAENRVEGFLQKHKSFPNCSWHMIGNIQSRKVKDLVGNFSLIHSLHREKIALEIDKHSRGKEIITNCLVQVNISKEDSKSGLYKNEVEDFLIFLSKLPGVNVRGLMTMAPFTENPEEVRYVFKELRMLRDELQNKGFYNLKELSMGMSNDYLVAVEEGATIVRIGSEIFR comes from the coding sequence ATGGTATTGGAAAACTATTTAAAAGTACAACAAAAGATTAAAATGCTTACAAAAAATAATGTTCTTATCCTTCCAGTATCAAAAACGGCAACTTTAGAACAAATGGAAGAACTATATAAAAATGGCATAAGAACCTTTGCTGAAAATCGAGTGGAAGGATTTTTACAAAAACATAAGAGTTTTCCTAACTGTAGTTGGCATATGATAGGTAACATCCAATCTAGAAAAGTTAAAGATCTAGTAGGAAATTTTTCCTTAATCCATTCATTACATAGAGAAAAAATCGCTTTAGAAATAGATAAACATTCTAGAGGGAAGGAAATAATAACTAATTGTTTAGTTCAAGTTAATATTTCAAAAGAAGATAGTAAATCAGGCCTTTATAAAAACGAAGTAGAGGATTTTTTGATATTTCTATCTAAACTCCCAGGTGTTAATGTTCGAGGTTTAATGACAATGGCTCCTTTTACAGAAAATCCAGAAGAAGTCCGCTATGTTTTTAAAGAATTGCGAATGTTGAGAGATGAGCTGCAAAATAAAGGTTTTTATAATTTAAAGGAATTGTCAATGGGGATGTCCAATGACTATTTAGTAGCAGTGGAAGAAGGAGCCACTATCGTGAGGATAGGAAGTGAAATCTTTAGATAA